A genomic window from Solanum dulcamara chromosome 11, daSolDulc1.2, whole genome shotgun sequence includes:
- the LOC129875124 gene encoding protein RTE1-HOMOLOG isoform X2, protein MVPEVDPDHALMIEENYPNPMLIDPNRDRFPCCIVWSPLPVLSWFIPFIGHIGICREDGVILDFAGPNFVSVDNFTFGAPTRYFQCCCLSPYSAEPMGEYVENHDESGSNIDTWESALRKSIQEFQHQSYSIFTCNCHSFVANGLNRLGFHAGGWNVVNLAIFIFLKGHWINKTAMAKTYLPPLIVLGLGLIFGGGTFLTYLMIFTFVLIGWFLLGTYCFKKLIHV, encoded by the exons ATGGTTCCTGAGGTAGATCCAGATCATGCTCTGATGATTGAAGAAAATTATCCGAATCCAATGTTAATTGATCCAAACAGAGATCGCTTTCCGTGCTGCATTGTATGGTCACCACTTCCTGTCCTGTCTTGGTTTATCCCTTTTATTGGGCATATAGGGATTTGTAGGGAGGACGGCGTGATCTTGGACTTTGCAGGGCCAAACTTTGTTTCTGTTGACAATTTCACATTTGGGGCACCAACTCGCTATTTCCAA TGCTGCTGCCTTTCTCCTTATTCAGCTGAACCTATGGGTGAATATGTCGAGAACCATGATGAATCTGGAAGCAATATTGACACGTGGGAATCTGCCTTAAGGAAGAGCATTCAAGAATTCCAACACCAATCTTACAGCATTTTCACTTGCAACTGCCACTCTTTTGTAGCTAATGGTTTGAACAGGCTGGGGTTTCATGCTGGTGGATGGAATGTAGTCAACCTGGCcattttcatttttctcaaGGGACATTGGATAAATAAAACAGCTATGGCTAAAACCTATTTACCGCCTCTCATTGTGCTTGGATTAGGACTCATTTTTGGAGGAGGGACTTTTCTTACTTACCTGATGATTTTCACGTTTGTTCTTATTGGTTGGTTTCTCCTGGGCACATACTGTTTCAAGAAGTTGATCCATGTGTAG
- the LOC129875124 gene encoding protein RTE1-HOMOLOG isoform X1 gives MVPEVDPDHALMIEENYPNPMLIDPNRDRFPCCIVWSPLPVLSWFIPFIGHIGICREDGVILDFAGPNFVSVDNFTFGAPTRYFQVSREQCCCLSPYSAEPMGEYVENHDESGSNIDTWESALRKSIQEFQHQSYSIFTCNCHSFVANGLNRLGFHAGGWNVVNLAIFIFLKGHWINKTAMAKTYLPPLIVLGLGLIFGGGTFLTYLMIFTFVLIGWFLLGTYCFKKLIHV, from the exons ATGGTTCCTGAGGTAGATCCAGATCATGCTCTGATGATTGAAGAAAATTATCCGAATCCAATGTTAATTGATCCAAACAGAGATCGCTTTCCGTGCTGCATTGTATGGTCACCACTTCCTGTCCTGTCTTGGTTTATCCCTTTTATTGGGCATATAGGGATTTGTAGGGAGGACGGCGTGATCTTGGACTTTGCAGGGCCAAACTTTGTTTCTGTTGACAATTTCACATTTGGGGCACCAACTCGCTATTTCCAAGTAAGCAGAGAGCAG TGCTGCTGCCTTTCTCCTTATTCAGCTGAACCTATGGGTGAATATGTCGAGAACCATGATGAATCTGGAAGCAATATTGACACGTGGGAATCTGCCTTAAGGAAGAGCATTCAAGAATTCCAACACCAATCTTACAGCATTTTCACTTGCAACTGCCACTCTTTTGTAGCTAATGGTTTGAACAGGCTGGGGTTTCATGCTGGTGGATGGAATGTAGTCAACCTGGCcattttcatttttctcaaGGGACATTGGATAAATAAAACAGCTATGGCTAAAACCTATTTACCGCCTCTCATTGTGCTTGGATTAGGACTCATTTTTGGAGGAGGGACTTTTCTTACTTACCTGATGATTTTCACGTTTGTTCTTATTGGTTGGTTTCTCCTGGGCACATACTGTTTCAAGAAGTTGATCCATGTGTAG